Below is a genomic region from Kwoniella dejecticola CBS 10117 chromosome 4, complete sequence.
GATTAACAGGGACTCACATCAAGGTGGAAATGACTAGATGGAATGTCAACAGAATCAGGTCGCAGACCGGTCTTCGCAAACCCTCATTATTCTCGTCAAAGTCTGGCTTCTCCTCTCCCCTATGCCAGCCTCCAGCAGAATATAGGGTCAACAGAGCTTGATCCTTGTCTCCTCCGTAGCCCAACAAAGAGGCAATCTATGCCCCAACCATCTCGCGTTCATCAGCTTTACATGAGGCAATCTTTTActcgtcactcaccttcatcaccttgGCTGGCAGAAGGGACAGCATCAGAGAGCTAGTTCCTGCGCCCAGCACGACACCCTATGGGATCGTGCAAGACCACGTTAGCTCGTTAGCTGATCGTTTCCGCATGCAGGGTGGAGGGGATTGGACTTACCGATCTGAAATCGGTATCTATGCTATCGTCATATCCATTCTTATCCGCGTCTTCCAGGTACTGCTGTAAGATATGATATATTCCATGGGCAGCACGCATATTCAGTCTGTAATGCGCTGCGTCAGGTCCTCATGCCATGGAGATCACAGCCATATCCTGCAATCATGGGCTTGTGTTCACTCACGCTTCTCTGATCAAGCCCAACCAATCTCCGCCACTGACTATGGCCAGCAAAGCTTTTGTCAGACTAGTCTCGGCATATACCAGCTCGGCATGTCTTTCCAAGACCGTCATGGACTTGACTCTGGCTACTCCAGCCCCAGCTTTGACGAATCTCGAGACCAGTGAGTCCGTGGGTTTCCGCAATGCCGACGCGGTGACCGAGGTCCCTTTACATATCTCAAGTGCGTTGGTCAAGTCGATTGAATCGAATGTCATCATTCCCTAAACGAGTCAGACGTTAtctatcatcagctttcacgAAATACATGTTAAGCGATCATAGGCAATTTAGTCTGCGTTTGAGTGAAACGTTTGAGCCAGACGCACTTTTAGAGCCTCGATGATaccttgagctgactgtATATACAGGTGTTGaccttgatcctctttcttctccagatACACTTCCGCTTCTCGCATGCGACTAGTCAGGAATAAGCTCAGTGCTTCCCGGGTCACATCGATGTCGGTCGCCAAGGCTTTCTCCTGGTCGACGGCTAGCGCTCCAGCCTTTGTAGCGTGAATCTGACCTTTTCTGCTAACTTTGGTCTCTTGCACAGTAGGCGTCGATCTTTTGATTGTCGAAGGTCCCGTACCTGCGACATCTTTTTCCTGTGACACAACTGTCCCTTTCTCGACCGTCTTAGCATCTGCCAGCGATTGACCTTGAGTCGCTGATCCATTTTGTATACCGCTACCAGTAGCAAcggctgccgctgccgctgaGGTGGACGGAGACGCATTGTATGGAGGGGGTTGTGCGGTATCTTTcttgagctcttcttcctcttcatcgccttcttctaCCTCGCTCAACCCCTCTGAAGGGGTCAAGAAGgcgtcttcatcctcactttcCGAATCCGATTCCAGTCCTACCTTCTCTAGATCCCATTGTGAGTATAAACTGCTTCTGCGTATCCTTTTCTCCGTGGGCGGCTGCTCTTTTAACGACGATGAGGGACTGGACCCTGCCGCACTAACAGGTTGTATCGGCGGACCAGCAGTAGTTTTGAGGGAAGTCGTGGGCGAATTACCCgattcaggtgagttggaCAACGGTATTTCGTCTGTTCCTAATCTCAAGTTGTTCATACCATCCTTCAGATCGGAAGGCGGCACGCCTTTACCATTGAGCTGCTTTCTCGGTACGCCAGTACTGACAGAGCTCGTAGGCGTGGATGCGCCCGATGTGGAGGTAGAGACATTAAGGTTGGACGAAGGACGAGCCGATGTATTTGGTGAAGACTCTCGATCGCGGTCGGAAGCCATTGATGACAgggaagtcgaagaagagaagagtgaCGATAGTCGTTTCCGCGTACTACCGTCAGATCTCGGAGTTCAGCAGGAGGTTGTCAAGCTATTTTTGGGATATCGACTCACCTATGCTTTTTCTTGACTTTGCCATTATCCCCATTGTCGTTCATTGAGCTCGCCTCGCTCACACTTCTAGATCTCGGTGGTCGATCCGCCCGGGCGGAAGGTACACGAGGAGAAGCCTCATCGTtcaaccctttcttcctcgacagAGATGCTTTGCGCAGGAAGCCCGACATCGCCGATGCTGGAGGCTGACTGACGGCCGTGATCCTGTGTTGCCAAAGAAGCACTTGTTGACCTTGCTTCGTGAAGGTCTATTCTGTTTGGCTTCCAAGATCGACTACGGCGATGAGAAGGTATCCAAGATGAACTGATATCAAGTGATGACCGCAAGTCTGCATATGctgaacgatgatgacgacgatgagatggaggGTGGAATAGGTATATCTTACGTTCACATGGATTGCAGCGTTATTATGATTATTATCGTTAGACGAGTATGCCCGAGCTCCCCTTCAAGGTTCTAGGTTCGAAGCAATGACGATGTCCGTGCGCAACACGTGAGAAGTAAACACGAAGTCGCGTAGCACCGTGGAAAAGTATTTTTTACAGAGCTGGCCGAATTCACCGGCGGAGGGTGAGATAGTGCGGGGTAgctttcgatcgatcaaggttgttgttgtcgttgcaTCATCCTCGTTCTGCTATATACAAGATAGACAGATCAGACAAAAGGATCACAACTCATAATGGGAAAGACAATCGTAGTGACAGGTATATATCCAGCCATCTATCTCAAGGGAGCTCGTCGCTGATTAACGTGTTATGCAATGCACAGGCGCCTCAGGCTTGCTCGGCCGAGCGGTTGTTCACCACTTCCAAGATGCCGGCGACGAAGGTATGTTTACTCCTTCAAGATGGAAATGGCTGAGGAGGTTGATGGAGGGAACTCGTCGTTGACCTGATGCCTTGTGCCCAGTCATAAAGCTTGCGAATAGCCGAGCGAAGAAAGACCCAACCTACACTAAACTCGATCTTATGGACGTGGAGGCGGTCAATGGATTTTTCGGAACTCAAGCCCAAATAGATGGTGAGTTATCCTTTGTAAGATCCAGTGCTTTGAGTTGAAGCAAGAAGACTGACTGACTAGCTCATTATAGTGGTCGTACAttgtatgtcagctgtcCACTACTATTTTGCCGATTCATTTAAGCTGATATATATCAATCACAGGCGCAGCGGAAAGGCGGCCTGATGTAGCTGAAGCGGTGAGTTCTCATGATGCATATTAATCTATCAATCATAGCGCACTGACATGATCGCTATAACAGGACCCAGAGAAAGCAGCGAAGGTCAGTTCAGAACTGCCTGAATTGGTTCCTCAGAAGTTGACAGCCTTGCTCAGATCAACGCAGATGTCCCAGCACATTTAGCCGCTTTAGCGAATCAACGGAAATTCCTTTTAATTTACATCTCAACGGACTATGTCTTCAACGGCAAGAAGTAAGCTCTGACTATGTCTTACAGCTTACAGCTGATCAGAACAAGGCTGATTAATCGTCAATCTTGTAGGCCACCTTATGAAGTTGGAGATCAGCCTGATCCTTTGCAGATGTACGGTCGACAGAAGCTCGAGGGTGAAAAGGCTGTTTTGGCCGAAAGGGAAAAAGGAGCAAGTGTTACTGTTTTGAGAGTCCCTATCTTGTGAGCTATTCGAGTCAATGAGGAATTTAGCAGGTGCATATGAAGATTCACTGACGAGTGCGCCACGCAGATACGGTTCAACGGAGTACAATGCGGAATCGGCTGTCAATATTCTGAGAGACGGTAGGTTGTAGGCAGCTCATCCACTATGGTCAGAGGCTTCAGCTCACGTCGTGAACGatccttccctcctcctggATGCAGTCGTCCAAGATCAATCAGGGAAGCAGTACAAGATGGACGCATATCAAGTGCGATTCCCTACGAACGTAGAAGATGTTGGAAGAGTATTATACGACCTTTCTCGTGAGTGTTCTATGCACTCAATGCTGCTTCATAACGCAAAAAGCATGTTCTGCTTGAGCTCATGGCTCGTATGACTGACTACATCTGCACCGTCATAGATTTGGATAAGCCTCTACCACCAGTCCTGCATTACGCGACCCCTTCTCCGGCTTTGACAAAATACGATATGACAGTAATAATCGCCAAACACCTAAACCTCCCCATCGAACATGTCATCCAAGACACTAATAAACCGGGTCCTGACGCGACTCCCCGACCTGAGAATACGCAATTATCAACGATTGCGCTCAGGGACCTAGGTGTAGATGtgggagagaagaagagcttcgaTGAATGGTGGAGAGATTATATCGCCCAGAGCAAGTAGATAACCCGGATTATGGGAATATATGAATAAGAGATACAGTAAAATGACATACTGTACTGAACCGCGTTATATTTGGAGGAAATCAGTGCACACCTGGTTCATCGGGGTCTACGAATGGAGGTGGATTAGGAGGGGGGAGACCGTGTCCCGGTCTATGAGGGGGTAATTGCATTGGCAATGTTTGCTGTTAACGTCTTATCGTTGAAGCTGACGTTGTTGGCGACCTTGGCGCTGACACTGATGTTGAGGCTGTTTCGCGAATACAAGTACGCTGTGTCAGTCTCAACCATTTGCACGCAGACATACGTACTTCAAGGCTGAACACTAATATAGGAAACTCACGTCCAAATCTGCGTGGCGAACACGGAGTTGTGGTAGCGTTTTGTTGTGCTGTGGCGTGTCCTTGGGGGGTTACGAGCCAATGCGGACGGGAGTATTATGATAAGGATAAGTATaaggatgataaggatgCAAAATATCAATCTTATACTGACGAAGTATACCAATTTTGCCACTGATTTCTGATCACTAGCTTCTCGTCACATCGACTCTCAGACTGGAATTCTGTTGCGAGCCGAGCGATACGACAAAGGTAAGCAACACACAACAAGCGATAATCAAAAGAGCGACTCGgcaagctcgtcatcgtaAAACtgttcgtcatcgtcattgtcattgtcagtGTCGTACGCGTTTGGACTGAGCTCGAACGGACATCAAAGGAGTTCCTTCGATGTGTCCTAGACTCACCACTAAATCGACAAAATCAACAACTTAGCCCAAATACAGTACTCGCAGACATCAGAAGACGTCTTGTCTGATCATCCTTATTACCCAATTTTCACccgatcaaatcagattcacAACACAAAACCAATATTCCCCAATCACGGCTACAAACACAACATCACGTCTTGCTCTCacacaaccacaaccacaacagACCATACAACGCTGTTGCCCTCCCTCCTCATTCACACCAGTACACCGGTACACCAGTAGTACGGCAAGACAAGGAAACAGAacgacatcttcatcatcatcataatgaGACAGCCCGGAGAATCACCGCCTTTCGTGGAACCTACAATCCCATCTTTTCCAAGACCTGTACCGGGTGATCTACCCAACAAGCCTCAGTGGTAGAAGGTTGACACGTCCAAAGACACCTCGGACTTTTCGTCCGAGCCAAGATACGATGACTACTGCTTACCATCTTATGTGAAATCTACATAGTCTTGCCGAGCGGAGAAGGCGTTTGAAGGCGGGACGGGGCCATGATGTGTACAAGTGTTTCGTTAATCTAGCATGCATTATTTCATATGCTTATTGAGTGTGCTTCATGCGTTATATCAATACGAGTACATGATACCTAGAACATTTCCATATTATACTTTTATTGCCTACATATCCCAATTATGAATTGGCAACCACTGCAGTACCGTTGGATCTGAGTATTTTTCAGGGTCCCGCTCGATCCCTGTCCTTGGTAGGTGTATGACCTCGCTCAGTCAATTCCATACTATTCGTgtgagactgagactgagaaagagactcagactcaacTCTCTCTCGGTGATTGCCTCTGTCGTTATGttcatctttccccttcttctcattgtCCGCTTTCCCATCATTCTGCTTTATATTCCCTAAAATCCCCAGTCCATTCAACGCCACCAGCCCTACCAGCAGACCAAGCCACGCTACAGCGGCACTAAGCCAAAAAGCAGCTTTGAGTCCCTTCAAATAACTCTCATCCGCACTATCGCCCTGTCCATCGTTATACGATTTAGTCTTGATTGATTCGAAGATCACAGAAGTTATAGCTAATCCCATGGACCCGCCGAGTCGTAATAAGGTTTGGAATAACGCTCCTGCGACTGAATGTTCATCAGGTAACGAAAGCAATGAAacgaagatcaagcctgGTGCAAAGACACTGCGGCTCAGTCGAACATCAGCATATCATTCCACGATAAGGTGTCCTCCATTTGCAAGGGCCAGAATGGCGCACGGGGAGAGGGCAACGGAAAATGGGAAATGAATAACGCACAAATCTGCCCCGGCTGAAGATAACCACATTCCATGGAATGGCAAAACCCAGTAATTCGTGGTCTTGTCCGATAAGGCGAAACACATATTTCCGAGGCTGTTGTCGGCAGGACAAGTGGGCGTCAGTCATTTGAGTGTCGCTTGTCATTGGTCGAGTTGCGGAAAAACCCCAGAGGCTACGCCACTCACCCGACTGAGAGAAGACCGGTGCACACGATCCACTGAGCAGGTATACGATGGATCAAAAGGCCAACTAGGACATTACAGACTAGGCCTCCAACTTCAGACGGCAAGAATCGGAGCATCGCACCAATCGGTCCAGTCATTTGAACTTCCTGGAAAAACAGGGTTCCATAATACAGGATTGACTGTTGCAACGCAACGACTTATAATCAGCTGTGTGCCTGCCGCTCAATGATGAGTATACCGGAGTTAAGGGAGACAGACCTACGCAGAATGACAGCCAAGCTGCAAAGCCTATAAAGTAGACAGCTGACAATCTCCCATTGGATCTTGTCCAGAGTTGTAATCTCATTAAAGGAGGTTTATTGCCTTTGTCGATCACCCGTTTCtcccagaggaagaagccgacaAGTAGAAGTATCCCCAGTATGATGAAAACGATGATATCTATCACATGAATATCGTTTTGTCAGTTGCTTAATTTTCATGAAGACGAACGAGCTGATCTTTTAGCTTAGCTGTGGAGACGAGGTTTGAAGCTTACAACTTGTTTTCCAGCCATACGGAGCAGATTGTCCAGCACTAATTACATACTGAATAAGCACGAGACCAGAAGTGACTAGCATCGCCCCTGGCCAATCTAGACTTTTGTCCTCCGTATGCGACCCGTCCCACGGTATGACGAGGTATGCCGCGATGGCAGCTGCGAATCCCAGCCCTGACAAGAACCACAATGCGGATCGCCAAGTGTGTCTGATCAACGTCATATCACAGcatatcagtatcagtatcagatCAATTCCCCAGTCGTGTCGAAGGTTGCACATGAGGCAGTACACTGTCGGACATTAATTGATGGCTTTGAGAAAGGGAAAATGGAGGTTGGAAAGTCGAATCAAATATTACTCACTTGACGAAAGATACGAATATACCGCCAATGATCAAGCCCAGCGCACCGCCAACAGCCGCACCTGCTCCATAACATGCGAATGCGATTTGCCTTGCTCTGCCCGTGTAAGTGTGCGCTATAATCCCGGTTGCGCTTGGCATCCTGAACCTCATCAGTAGATACATTAGCACACATAAACAACATCGCAGTGACATGATGGTGGGAGGGCCGTAACGCGGATTCCCCTTGATTGAGTTGAGACGATTCGAATCTGGCTGAAGATAATTAGCGCTATGCCCGACTCACGCCATAGCAGCACCCAGACCCGTCATTGCTCTAGAAATCACCAGCCCCACTCCATCCTGCATGAATCCACCCAGCAGACTCCAAAGGGCGAACCAGAACATGCCTATGAGAAGCAGCAACTTGCGTCCGTATACGTCTGCCAGTCTACCACTGATCAACAGCAGACTAGAGTAGACCGTCATGTCAAGTCGATTCATCAGCCGTCgcgggaagaagggagggaagaCAATGGACGGGATGGCATCCGTAGAGCTCGATGGTGGGAACGAGTCGTCGAATTTGAATCAAGGATGCGGACCAACTCACCATCCATTGGTAAGCTGATAGGCACTACTGATCCACTGCAAATCAacatccctcatccccaGGTCTTTCTGGATAGCAGGTAATCCGATGTTGAGAGCTTGAGCTCCGGAAGCGGACATGAGAGtcaacagcatcaacgtGATAGCGATGACCACTTGTCTGGCTTTGCTCAGTTCCGGCACACTCGGTGGGGGCGTATCATTCGCATCGATGGGCAAGGGAAGGGACGGGGAGTGGCATCTTGAAGTCGTCTTTCCTATAGGTGAatcttcaacttcatatTGTCCTACTGGTGACTCCCGCCGAGCTGGCGTAGAACCGTGCGGCGTAGAAGCAGGTATGAATGCTATATCTTCATCCTGACTCTGGGTGTAATCGCCTGTTGATGAGTTGCGCAGATGGGCAGAAGAGCGTATGCTCATCTGATGGACTGCGAAACAATCGTTCTGCGAGAGAAGAGTGTAACAATTGGTCGATCGAGACGAAAACGAagtcggatttgaccgaaaGGTGCTCTGGTTTCAAACTTTTTTTCCGTCTGCCGAAGGGGTCGAGGTGACAGTCTGAAACGATTCAAGTCCTTGGGCAGTGGAAACACGCGAGAAAGAGTGGGTAACTCGATCAGATTTGATGGGGATGCGCAAATTGTACAGAAGACCAGACGTATGTTGGGCCAAAGAATCGTTATGACATGAGCAGGCGGGTATATGTGTGAAGCAGTGTATGTACTTTACACGCCCAGATCAAATAAGATTATCGATGCGCTTAAATGTCACGAGTAACTCGGCTATCGACTCATCCCAATCAAGCAATAAATGACTAACTTGACTGAAAGATCATGGTCATGCGGGTGCGGGTATTCCGCGAATCCGGAGCCCAGATCAGATCTGTTCACTGCGATCTGGGTGGAGTCAAAATGCATTAGAGCTTTACCGAGTCAAGCATATGAGGGCACGTACAGTAGTGCACGTATGCATGGAATATGCAAGATATTATCATATTACAGTCTTATCAATATGATGCTGTACATGAATGTCCCAAACTGTGCGTGACCCAAGGCAGATCCAACGAATTATGCTATACTATACTAAACTACTCTTGCCTTCTTTGGCCTTTTGCATTTCTGTTCCTTCCCCAGCAATCGaaggctcaagctcaacttgGACCTTCTTATTCTTGGTCACTCCTCTGCCTATCGTGCCCATTCCTCTGAGAGCTATGAGCGCAATGAAGAGCGCCAAGAAGCTGGTAGCTGCTCCTAACCAGAACGCAGCGTGATAACCCAATAACAGAGCTTCTTTATATGTCTTTCCTATACTGATAGCTTTCTGGAATTGCACATCCGAGATGACAGTAGTAATCGCCAAACCGAATGATCCGCCGAGTTGAATGAGCGTTTGGAAGAGGGCGCCAGCGACAGAATGTTCGTCTGGTAATGATAAAGCCGCTACGAAGATTAGACCTGTTGCCATCAAGCTGTGTCGGACACCAAAAAATAGCAGATCAGCATCGCTCTTACGCGTGACAAAGGGCAGGAgggaacaggaagaaagaaggaaggaagtaAAACGCACAAATCCGCGCCCATGACTGAAAGCCACATGCCGTTGAATGGTAGCCTCCAGTAATTGGTATCTTGCCATGATAAAGCGAAACAGACATTGCCCATTCTGCATTACGTTGAAAACAAGAATTCGGTGTCAGTCAGTTTGATGACTGTGATTACTCATGGCTAAGGAGCTGAACTCACCCAGTGGCAATCAGTCCTACGCAAACCAGCCATTGAGTCGGGACTTTGCTAATCAAGAAAGCTACAACGACATTGCACAGGACTCCGGATACCGATGTAGGTAAGAATCGGAGCATCGCGCCGATCGGACCTGTCTCTTGTACTTGCTGGAAATACAGAGTAGCATGGTAGAATAGCGACTGAATAATGAAAATTTCGCCGTATTAGTACCCACCGCAGATCATACTTGTTCTCAGAAGAAGCTGTACTTACAACAAAACCCATCCATGCTATAAAACCGATAAAGTAGACCGAAGCCAATCTACCTTTCGCTCTCGTCCATAGCTGCAGTCTCATTAGGGGCGGTCGAGAGGTGTTGTTAATCAAATGTCTTTCCCAAAGGAAAAAGGCAACGACCAGCAAAACCCCGACGATAAGAAGCGATATTATATCTGCCGCCCCAGCCCCATATATCAGCTCTGCCCCTCATCGCAGGAT
It encodes:
- a CDS encoding dTDP-4-dehydrorhamnose reductase, yielding MGKTIVVTGASGLLGRAVVHHFQDAGDEVIKLANSRAKKDPTYTKLDLMDVEAVNGFFGTQAQIDGAAERRPDVAEADPEKAAKINADVPAHLAALANQRKFLLIYISTDYVFNGKKPPYEVGDQPDPLQMYGRQKLEGEKAVLAEREKGASVTVLRVPILYGSTEYNAESAVNILRDVVQDQSGKQYKMDAYQVRFPTNVEDVGRVLYDLSHLDKPLPPVLHYATPSPALTKYDMTVIIAKHLNLPIEHVIQDTNKPGPDATPRPENTQLSTIALRDLGVDVGEKKSFDEWWRDYIAQSK